Genomic window (Magnolia sinica isolate HGM2019 chromosome 10, MsV1, whole genome shotgun sequence):
AAGACCATACCCTGGTACCTGACAATAACTAAGGAAAATTAGTTTTGAAATGCTTCCTTCTACCAATTCTAAATGTTTACTATTAAGAGTGGAGGAGAGAATTTAAaccaaagtctgaaacttcaAAATTTATTAAGACCACaccaataaaatatatattattacaaTTAATTGTAGTCTCTCATACACCATAGTACAATGACACAATCTTTCTATCGCAGGTGAATTTTATACACTATGGACATCTTAGAAGAATGAACGACGATTTTTTACTAAAGTCAATAAATTTCTTTGGATGTTCATGCTTCAGGATATATCCAACCCTACTGTAAAATGGGCGTTTGGATGATTTTGTTGAAAAGCTTGCTGAAAAATTTATTATGATACTGGCCAGAGAAAGAAAACATGTATCATAAATAAgtaatttttttcctttacttTCCTAAAGTAGTTGACTCGCTTTCTTAGGATTAATTTGCTTTTATTAGTTAGGACTTTCTATTTTGTTCGCTCCAATTTAGAGAATTTAAGAGCTTGTGCATATTCGTCATCTTTCATGTACTCTCCACCCTCTACTTGATTATAATTTAGTAATTTAATTACACTCATGTTGTTTTATTGCATATCTTTTAATATTGAGAATAATGTATCATTTAAGTTAGGGTAGGGTTTCCTtcgtaaaaaaaaatttcaattgtgcatattgcatattgaataaattttgttatttttgagctagatttttttttttttttttttgcaagttaAATTCTCAGAATTTGAATGATTCGTGAGTAGTCTGAATATATAATGAAAAGACACTTGGTAATGAAAATATTGAAGCCCGGAGATCTAGTTATTTTGTGAATTTCAAAATTGAGTTCTTCCTATTAATTTTCAAtttggaaaatttttaaaagattgattgagtcatgaattttcACAATTCACATCTAAATCTAGCTTATACATTTAGGGTATAGTTTGGTACTATAAGTAGTCTCTCATACACCATAGTACATTAACACGGAAAACCTTTCTACCACAGGTAAATTTTATACACTATGGACACCTCAAAATAATGAAGGATGATTTTTTGTTGAGGTTGATAAATTTTTCTAGACGTTCATACCCTAGGATATCCAACCTTACTACAAAATGGGCCTTTGGATGATTTTATTGAGAAGCTTGCTGAGAAATTTATTATGATACTGGCTAGAGGAGAAAAACGTCTATCATGAATAAgtagtttttccctttcttttcctaGAGAGTATTTtacttgctttcttaggattagtttaCTTTTATTAGTTAGGAGTTTCTATTTTGTCCACTCCAATTTAGAGAATTTAAGAGTTCATGCAAATTCAACATCTTTCGGATACTCACTATCCTCTACATTATAATTAATTACATATCTTTTAACAGTGAAGACAATGTATCATTTATGTTAAGGGTGGGGTTTTCTTTGGAAAATCATACAATTGTGCATAttgcatataaaaaaattattttggactagattttttcttttttcttttttctttttatattaaaTTCCGCGAATTTGAATGATTTGTAAGTAGTCTAAATATAGAATGAAAAGTCACTTGGTAATGAAATTATTGAAGTCTAGAGATCTAGTTATTTGGTGAATTTCAAAATTAAGTTATTCCTCTTAATTTTTAGCTtggaaaaattttaaaacattgattttgttatgaattttcacaGTTCACATCTAACTTATACATCTAAGGTTTAGTTTGATACTCTAAagtaacttgatgattattgaaAATGCTAGGAACTAAgtctggggaatttgtccatcacgttcaaatggaaaagagagagaaattgagTTGGGTTTAGGTCAAGTTTTCAATTCCATCTGAACCAGACGAACATCAAGTTCAGTAGAGCTTTCAGATTTTTAAACCATGGTTAGAACTTAAATGCTTTAAAATGGCCTAAACTTCTATATCATTCATTTGCAATTGCACCAAgaactctcttcttcttttttcaacctCCATTCTCTTTCAATTATCTGAGCAAACAATCCCCAGCTCGTGCTCTAGCTCAATCTGGTAGCGTATCTAGTGTAGATACATTGCATGTGAGTGGGCCGCTTAAATGGGCCATTCTGCTAGGAACCGTCCGTTGTACCTTTTGTGGGGCAGAACTTGTCCTAAAAGACGGCAACCTTGTTCAGCCTCGCAGTCACCTTTTAATATAACTCAACACCAACAACAATTATGTGATTGTTGTTACTAGCATATACTACTTTTCTAACACCACGCGTTCCTACGACAATAAGATGATAATAAGCCTAATTTCACCACTCCAGGAGCAACCGGCCATAGCCATTATGGAGAAATCCTTTGCAAAGGAGATATATTAGTATATCTATATACATTATGGAGAAATCCTTTGCAAAGGAGATACATTGGTATATCTATATATGAAAAATCCAGACATGACACTGGCAAtaataattaggggtgtacacgaaccgagttagctcggttagctcactcgacttaaCTCGAAAAAGCtagattcgactcagttcgaagctgagtttgagctgagtttttgagctcgaaaaaatttcaaaccgagttcgagctcgactcgactcagatcgaaccccaacttgaatcaaactcagatcgaactagttcggtgactcagttactctgatattgatgtttctcaccaagtgtttgatgaaatgactcaaagaagtgtcgGCTAGTGACAAAGAAGATACATATATATGAAACACataccatttttccttgattttgatgttgcctataaagtgtttgatgaaatacttgtaaacagctactgttgttttacatacagtgagaaattgaaaatgcactacatgtgtttgtgaaaatgccacagaggctcaattttggctcaaactcagctcgaacgggcccaagctgctaaccgaaccaagccgagttggccaatcaggcttgaggaccgagccgagacaatttcgagctggggtcaattagtggctgagccgagttgagcttaggccagctcgactcggttcaactcggtgtacacccctaatgatAATACAATATGATGACAATCACGAAGAAAATCCAAAGGAACTTGGGTTTTTAGAGCGATTACTAGAGTAAACATAAAACCCACTCCGCACCATTCAAACTATTAAATAATGTGAATAAAGGCCAAGATGATTGATTATAGGAAGGACTATCAATACTTCCTACCATGAAAAGTATGGACAAGATGTAACAAATTAAATGACCTTGCATAGACATCAGCGGGCCATGGCTCTAAGTTGCTTGCGGGccaaaggagaaaaagaaaagaatcagTTGAAAGATGTATTAAGGTATCGAAAAGAAAAAGTATTCTGCCTCGAAACTTACATtcaaatctaagccatccatgtgCTGGGAGTCGGATGATCCTAGTTCTCCTTTGAGTGTCTGAAGTGATGGATCACAATGGCCGCACTGCATGTATAGTTACTCTGTCTTCGGCAGGAAGTCCGGGCCATGTAACAAAGCCTCTAGAGAGATCACAGCCCAATAATACCATTGCTTTTGGCATTTCTCAACAGTAATGCATGTCAAAAGCAAAAAGCATTTCAGACCCAACAGCCCCTCAATCTATTATGACAGAGTACCATGATCTATGTGCATGCACACAGCTGCAGTACACATGGCAAGCATGTAGCTCAATCCagccgtccaaatcatggaccacaccaaacccATGATCCCAACTTTCTAGCAGTGACCATCAGAAGGATTGTTCGAAATGAAAAACAGACTgtccaatttcaacaaacaaacaTCAGTTGCTTAAAAGGTTAGAATCCTTCATCCAACTTTTGGGCTATAATCCTAGAGAGGTGCCCACTCtttagacggtccagattaagGCACCCATGTCCCATCTATATAATACAGCAGTTGTGTGAGTGTACGGAGAGTCATTCTCCACCAGCCTATCCAAAAACTCATCCCTGCTTTATTCAACTCATCGccctccttttgtcattctcaaaaCACCCAAATGGCCCACTCCCACAATCAAAAGCttcttttccttagtagttttaaATCCTTTCAGgttaaagaaagagagaaaccCACCTCTCCTCCCCCCCATTACTTGCTTCAAAGGCTTTTCAATCCCACACTCCTCCTAAGATGCTTCACACCACCCCACCCCAGAGCCAAACCACACCCACTTCTCTACCACGCCCACCAAATCAGAACATCAAAACCATGAAACAAGATATCCCACGGCTGCCTGCCCCGCCGGCGCCCTCCCCAACAAGGAGGCCGAAGACCAGGGGACTCCTCCGCCCGCCCCGCCGCACCAATGCATTTGTCTGGTGTGCCGCGTTTGCCTGCGTCATCTTCAGCATCCTCCTCATCCTCGCTGGGATTGCCACCCTCATCGTCTTCCTAGTCATCAAACCAAGACACCCGTCTTTCGAGACCACGGCCGCCAGCCTCAACAGCATCTACCTCGACACTCCAGAGTACTTCAATGGCGATCTCACCTTCCTCGCCAACTTCTCCAATCCCAACCATAAGATGGATGTCCAGTTCGAGTATTTGAACATAGAATTGTACTTCTCCGATAGACTGATTGCGACTCAGTCACTGCAGCCTTTTGCACAGAGACGGGGAGAAGCGAGACTGGAAGCGGTTCATATGATATCGAGTGAAGTCTACCTGCCTTTGAAACTTTCTATGGAACTTCAGAAGCAAGTGCAGAGCAACCGTGTTCAATATAATATCAGAGGGACGTTTAGAGTCCGGGCGAATTTGGGTCTGAGTCATTTTTCATACTGGTTGTACGGACGGTGCCAGATCGAGCTGACCGGCCCACCAAGTGGAGTTCTAGTAGCGCGAAGTTGCAGTACAAAGAGGTGAAAACTTGAGGactgcttcttttcttttcagttctttctttcttttttttcctttttctattggACAATCTGGGAATGGCAATTTTTCGTGTTTTAAGGTTGGATCATATATGTATTCTACATTGTCCATACAGGCGATTCTTTTTGGTTGTAATGATCAGAGGATCTTTATGACATgaaactgaaaaaataaataaataactaaatgaTCATCCATTGTCATTCTCGTATTTATGTCATGTTTTCCGGCAAATCTGGTTTTGCTTTTCTCTATAGTTTGGCTGACTTTTCCAAGATGAACCAataaaaagaagagaggagaTGGTTTCCCTAGTGGACATGGAATGTAGATACAAATAAATAATCCAGGGAAGAAATCCAACAAAACCGAGTCTAAATGATTGAGAGATGAAAAGCAAAGACAAAATAATGATCCATGCCTAAGATGAAAGAATTCTGCTCAATGAGACATCTTGCACACAATCATACAACAGAAACATGTCACTCCAGACTATGTCATTCAATCAGGATTCATACAGGCGATTCTTTTTGGTTGTAATGATCAGAGGATCTTTATGACATgaaactgaaaaaataaataaataactaaatgaTCATCCATTGTCATTCTCGTATTTATGTCATGTTTTCCAGCAAATCTGGTTTTGCTTTTCTCTATAGTTTGGCTGACTTTTCCAAGATGAACCAataaaaagaagagaggagaTGGTTTCCCTAGTGGACATGGAATGTagatacaaataaataaataaataatccaggGAAGAAATCCAACAAAACCGAGTCTAAACGATTGAGAGATGAAAAGCAAAGACAAAATAATGATCCATGCCTAAGATGAAAGAATTCTGCTCAATGAGACATCTTGCACACAATCATACAACAGAAACATGTCACTCCAGACTATGTCATTCAATCAGGATTCATACAGGCGATTCTTTTTGGTTGTAATGATCAGAGGATCTTTATGACATgaaactgaaaaaataaataaataactaaatgaTCATCCATTGTCATTCTCGTATTTATGTCATGTTTTCCGGCAAATCTGGTTTTGCTTTTCTCTATAGTT
Coding sequences:
- the LOC131257891 gene encoding NDR1/HIN1-like protein 13, whose protein sequence is MLHTTPPQSQTTPTSLPRPPNQNIKTMKQDIPRLPAPPAPSPTRRPKTRGLLRPPRRTNAFVWCAAFACVIFSILLILAGIATLIVFLVIKPRHPSFETTAASLNSIYLDTPEYFNGDLTFLANFSNPNHKMDVQFEYLNIELYFSDRLIATQSLQPFAQRRGEARLEAVHMISSEVYLPLKLSMELQKQVQSNRVQYNIRGTFRVRANLGLSHFSYWLYGRCQIELTGPPSGVLVARSCSTKR